Sequence from the Sphingosinicella ginsenosidimutans genome:
CGTCGGGCGGCTGCATGTTGACTACCTCGGCGGAGCCCGGCCAGCCGATCACCCCCGATCCACGGATGACGAGGATGCAATTCTCGTCGATGTCGAGCGCCGGATCGTTGATGCGATGATGATAATCGTCCGATCCGTCGAACACGATCGCGCGCGCCTCCATCACGCCATCCCTGATGAAGCGCTGCTGGAATGCGTCGGAAATGACGCTGGTCTTCATGATCGCGAAATCGAAGAGATTGCCCTTGAGGACGAGGAAGCCCGCGCGCTCCTTCAGCGGATCGGCATAGGGCCGGATCACCTCGCGGTCGCTGGCTTCGCGAAGCCCGTCGCCGAGCGGCTTGCCGGTCACGGTGAGGCAATCGGCGTCGAGCTTGCCGGCCTGGAGCAGCTCCCAAAGCACCGCGGGCACGCCGCCGGCGCGGTGGAACCGCTCGCCGAGGAAGCGGCCGGCCGGCTGCACGTCGACGAGCAACGGGATGTCGTAGCCGAATGCCATCCAGTCGCTTTCGTGAAGCTCGACCCCGGCATGGCGCGCCATCGCGACGATATGCGGCTGGGCATTGCTCGATCCGCCGAGGGCGCTGACCGCGCGGATCGCGTTGAGGAAGCTTTCGCGGGTCAGGATTCGCGAAGGTCGCAGGTCCTCATAGGCCATCTCGACGATCCGCCGCCCGGTCGCATAGGCCATCTGGCCGCGCTCGCGATAAGGGGCGGGGATCATCGCGCAGCCGGGCAGCGACAGGCCGAGCGCCTCGGCGACCGAGTTCATCGTCGATGCGGTGCCCATCGTGTTGCAATGGCCGGCCGAAGGGGCGCTGTCGCAGGCGCGCTGAAGGAATTCTTCCTCGGTGATCTCGCCGGCCGCGAGCTTGCGGCGCGAGCGCCAGATGACCGTGCCCGATCCGACCAGCTCGCCTTCATGCCAGCCGTCGAGCATCGGCCCGCCGGACAGGACGATGGCGGGGATGTCGACGGTCGAGGCGGCCATGATCGCCGAGGGCGTCGTCTTGTCGCAGCCGGTGGTCAGCACCACTGCGTCGATCGGATAGCCGTTCAGGATCTCGACCAGGCCGAGATAAGCGAGGTTGCGATCGAGCGCCGCCGTCGGCCGCCGGCAATTCTCGAAGATCGGATGGGTCGGGAATTCGATCGGCACGCCGCCGGCGTCGCGGATGCCGTCGCGCACGCGCCGCGCGAGATCGAGATGGATGCGGTTGCAGGGCGAAAGGTCCGATCCAGACTGGGCGATGCCGATGATCGGCCGGCCCGAGCGCAGCTCCTCCGGCGTGGTCCCGTAATTCATGAAGCGCTCGAGATAGAGCGCCGCCATGTCGCTGCGCCCCGGCGCCGCGAACCAGTCGCGCGAGCGGAAGGGTCGGGCGGGGGTGCGGGTCATCTCAAGCTCCAGTTACCACCTCTCCTCCCTGGGAGGGAGGGAGAGGACTGGTTTATCGACTTTTTCGTTTCATTCCCTCTCCCCGACGGGGAGAGGGAACTCAAGGTCGAGTTTCGCTAAAATCTACCCCTCCATCGCCTCCAGTTCCTTGCCCTTGGTCTCGCTGACGAAGCGCTGGACCAGGAAGAAGCTGATGACCGCGCACACGCCGTAGAACGTATAGCTCCAGGCCAGGCCGAGGCCCGCGGCCATCACCGGGAAGCTCTGGGCGATGAGATAATTGGCGAACCACTGGAAGAAGCCGGCGACGGCGAGCGCCGAGCCGCGGATCTGGTTCGGGAACATCTCGCCGAGCATCACCCACATCACCGGGCCCCAGCTGATGTTGAAGAAGATCACGTAGAGGTTGGCGGCGATCACCGCGAGCGTGCCGAGGCTGCTCGACAGAACGATCTTGCTGGCATCGGTCGGGTCGATGGTCGCGTGGCTGAACGCATAGACCATCACGAACAGGGTGATCGCCATGCCCGCCGATCCGATGAGCAGCAGCGGCTTGCGCCCGATCCTGTCGATCACTGCGATCGTCACGAAGCAGGCGGCGATCGAGACCGCGCCCGAGACGATGTTGATCATCAGCGAATCCTGCTCGGTGAAGCCGGCGAGCTGCCACAGGGTCGATCCGTAATAGAAGATGACGTTGATGCCGACGAGCTGCTGGAACACCGCCAGCATGATGCCGACCCACACGATCGCACGGATGCCGAGAAAGCCCTTGCCGCCGGCCGGCGTCAGCACGTCCTTGAGGTGGGGGCGGTGATCGGCGGCGAAGCTCGCCTGGATCTCGCCCAGCTTGGCGGTGCCGTCCTCCTGGCCGAAGAGGCTGGTGAGCACCGAATGGGCATGGTCGTGACGGCCCTTGCCGACCAGGTAGCGCGGGCTTTCAGGGATGAGAAAGAGCGCGACGAGGAAGATCGCGGCCGGAACCGCCTGCATGAGGTACATCCAGCGCCACGCCTCGATCCCGGCCCAGAAGGCGTTCGTCGAAACGCCCGCCGCGGCGGTGAGATAGTAATTCACCAGGAAGGCGGCGGTGAGGCCGGTGATGATCATCACCTGCTGCACCGTCGTCATCCGGCCGCGGATGTGCGCCGGCGCCACTTCGGAGATGTAAGCGGGGGAAAGCACGCTCGCCGCGCCCACCGCCATGCCGCCGCAAAGGCGGGCGATCAGGAAGATGGTATGGTCGTGGGCGAGGCCCTGCGCGAGCGCGCCGAAGAGGAAGAGCACCGCCGCCAGCCGCATCACGTTGCGTCGTCCCATCGCATCGGCGAGCGTGCCGGCGAAGAAGGCGCCGATGAAGCAGCCGATCAGGAGCGAGCCGACGGTGAAGCCGAGCCCCGCATCGTCGAGGGCGAAAGCGGCCCTCAGTCCCGGCTGGGTCCCGTTCACCGCGCCGCTGTCGTAACCGAACAGGAAACCGCCGATCGTCGCGACCGCGACGATGCCGCCGATCAGGCCCATATTGGCGCGGGACGCCTGCGCTTCACTCATCTTTCCCCTCCCGGTCCTAGGCCGATTCGATGCCGGCCTTTTCCTGTTTGGTAGCGCTAACAGCGCAAAAAGGAAGCGAATATTTTGCGCGTCGGCGGCTGGTCAGGCGCCCGCCGACGCGCGGCGGTCGCGACGCCGCTCGCCGGGGCGTGCGGCCGGCTTCGCCTCCGCGTTGGGCGTGGCGGAAGATTCGCGCACGACAAGGCTGTGATCGAGCACGCTTTCGGCCTGTCCGGCAGCGCGGCCGGCGCGGCGGGCGCGAAGCTCGGCGAGCAGCAGCTCGACCGCCTCGTCGGCCATGGCGGCGATCGGTTGCTTGACCGTGGTCAGTTCCGGCCAGACCGTGGTGGCGGGGGCGGTGTCGTCAAAGCCGACGATCGACACGTCCTTCGGCACGTCCAGCCCGGCGCGATGCGCGACCGAAATCGCTGCCGCCGCCATGTCGTCGTTCGAAGCGAAGATCGCGGTCGGCCGGGGCGCGCGCGCCAGCAGCCGCTGTGCCGCAACGAGGCCCGAGCGATAGGTGAAATAGCCCTGTTCGATGAGCCCTTCGTCCGGCGCGATCCCGTTCTTGTCGAGCGCCGCCCGGAACCCGCGCAGGCGTTCGATGCTCGCGATATGGGTGGGGTGGCCGACGATGAATCCGATGCGGCGGTGGCCGAGATCGATCAGATACTGAGTCATTTCCTGCGCCGCCGCGGCATCGTCGATACGCACGTTGAGCGCATTGGGTCGCGGCCGGCCCATCGCCACGGTCACGACGGGGATGTCGGCGGTCGCGAGCTCGGCGAGGATCGCCTGGGATTCGGAGAGCGGAGGCGGCAGGATCACGCCTTCGACCGCGGTCGCCGCGAAGTGCCGCGCGGCCTCCGCCTGCTCCTCCGCGCTTTCGGATTCGCATCCCTCGATCATCAGATGGCAACCGGCGCGCCGCGCGGCCTCCAGCGTGCCGACCAGGAACTGGCTCAGATAGGCCGCCGACGGGTTTGCGTAGAGCAGGCCGATATGGGTCGCCTCGCCGGCAGCGAGGCTCCGGGCGGCGCTGTTGGGCGAGAAATTGAGCTGCTCGATCGCCTCGCGCACGCGCGCCTTGGTCGTGTCGCGGACATGCTTTTCGCCATTGATGACGCGCGAGACGGTCATCGCCGAAACGCCGGCCGCCTTGGCGACGTCCTCGATCGTCACGCTGCCGCGGCTGCGCCGGCTCGCCCTGCTCATCGGATCCCTTCCATCAGCAGCAGATAGTCCCGCCTAAGCCTTGCCCGCAATCTCCTTCAGCACGGCGCGCATCCGGGCGAACAGGCCCGGAGTCGGCGGCCCGAGGATGCCGCGCGCATGCGGCGGCAGATGGGCGGCCGGATC
This genomic interval carries:
- a CDS encoding IlvD/Edd family dehydratase, translating into MTRTPARPFRSRDWFAAPGRSDMAALYLERFMNYGTTPEELRSGRPIIGIAQSGSDLSPCNRIHLDLARRVRDGIRDAGGVPIEFPTHPIFENCRRPTAALDRNLAYLGLVEILNGYPIDAVVLTTGCDKTTPSAIMAASTVDIPAIVLSGGPMLDGWHEGELVGSGTVIWRSRRKLAAGEITEEEFLQRACDSAPSAGHCNTMGTASTMNSVAEALGLSLPGCAMIPAPYRERGQMAYATGRRIVEMAYEDLRPSRILTRESFLNAIRAVSALGGSSNAQPHIVAMARHAGVELHESDWMAFGYDIPLLVDVQPAGRFLGERFHRAGGVPAVLWELLQAGKLDADCLTVTGKPLGDGLREASDREVIRPYADPLKERAGFLVLKGNLFDFAIMKTSVISDAFQQRFIRDGVMEARAIVFDGSDDYHHRINDPALDIDENCILVIRGSGVIGWPGSAEVVNMQPPDALIQRGIQWLPTLGDGRQSGTSDSPSILNASPESAAGGGLAWLRTGDMIRIDFNAGTCNALVDADEIARRTAEAPPPIPADNTPWEELFREKTGQLGAGGVLDFAIKYRGTSKKTPRHNH
- a CDS encoding LacI family DNA-binding transcriptional regulator — protein: MSRASRRSRGSVTIEDVAKAAGVSAMTVSRVINGEKHVRDTTKARVREAIEQLNFSPNSAARSLAAGEATHIGLLYANPSAAYLSQFLVGTLEAARRAGCHLMIEGCESESAEEQAEAARHFAATAVEGVILPPPLSESQAILAELATADIPVVTVAMGRPRPNALNVRIDDAAAAQEMTQYLIDLGHRRIGFIVGHPTHIASIERLRGFRAALDKNGIAPDEGLIEQGYFTYRSGLVAAQRLLARAPRPTAIFASNDDMAAAAISVAHRAGLDVPKDVSIVGFDDTAPATTVWPELTTVKQPIAAMADEAVELLLAELRARRAGRAAGQAESVLDHSLVVRESSATPNAEAKPAARPGERRRDRRASAGA
- a CDS encoding sugar porter family MFS transporter codes for the protein MSEAQASRANMGLIGGIVAVATIGGFLFGYDSGAVNGTQPGLRAAFALDDAGLGFTVGSLLIGCFIGAFFAGTLADAMGRRNVMRLAAVLFLFGALAQGLAHDHTIFLIARLCGGMAVGAASVLSPAYISEVAPAHIRGRMTTVQQVMIITGLTAAFLVNYYLTAAAGVSTNAFWAGIEAWRWMYLMQAVPAAIFLVALFLIPESPRYLVGKGRHDHAHSVLTSLFGQEDGTAKLGEIQASFAADHRPHLKDVLTPAGGKGFLGIRAIVWVGIMLAVFQQLVGINVIFYYGSTLWQLAGFTEQDSLMINIVSGAVSIAACFVTIAVIDRIGRKPLLLIGSAGMAITLFVMVYAFSHATIDPTDASKIVLSSSLGTLAVIAANLYVIFFNISWGPVMWVMLGEMFPNQIRGSALAVAGFFQWFANYLIAQSFPVMAAGLGLAWSYTFYGVCAVISFFLVQRFVSETKGKELEAMEG